The DNA segment GTCGAACAGCTCCCGGAGACCGGACCGGACGCGGCGTACCAGATCCTTCACCGGCTTCTGCCGGTGCGACGTACCCATGGTGGTGGCGCCGTCGCGGGCGAGGGCGGCCAGGGCCTCCGGCCGGACCTTCGACGGGCCGCTGCCGAAGCGGCCGTCGGTGGGCTTGAGATGGTCGGGGATGAGCAGTGCCCGGTCGGTGTTCGTCACCGGTCCAGTGTCCCAGTCGTCGGGAGAGCGTCGTCCCCGCCCCTGCGGGCTTCGGGCCGTTCCCGCGCCCGACCAAAACGCACTCCTAGTGCGCTTTGGTCCGCGACACGCCGTACCAGCAGCCCAAAACGCACTCCGAGTGCGTTTTGGTCAAGGGGTTGCGAGGGCCGAGCGGCGCTGCGACCGCCGGGGTGCCTGGACAAAACCCACTACTAGTGGGTTGTGTACGGCGACACGCCGCGCCGGCAGCCCAAAACCCACTAGTAGTGGGTTTTGTCCACGGGTCGGCGGAGGAGCCGGGGCGACGCGTCAGATGGTGGTGATCTCGTCGAAGCCTTCGACGTCCTCGGGCTTGCGCGGGCTGGGGCCGACGTAGCGCGCGGAGGGCCGCACCAGTTTGTTGGCCCGCTTCTGCTCGAGGATGTGGGCGCTCCATCCCGCCGTACGCGCGCAGGTGAACATCGCCGGCATCATGTGCGGCGGCACCTCGGCGAAGTCGAGGATGACCGCGGCCCAGAACTCCACGTTGGTCTCGATCGGCCGGTCGGGGCGTCGCTCCCGGAGTTCGGCCAGGGCCGCCTGCTCGAGCGCCTCGGCGGCGTCGTAGCGCGGTGAGTTCAGCTCCTTGCATACCCGGCGCAGCACTCGGGCCCGCGGGTCCTCGGCGCGGTAGACGCGGTGCCCGAAGCCCATCAGCCGGTCGTGTCGGTCGAGGATCTCGGTGACCACCCGGCCGGCGTCGCCGCTGCGCTCGACCTGCTCGATCATCGGCAACACCCGCGCGGGGGCGCCGCCGTGCAGCGGCCCCGACATCGCGCCGATCGCGCCGGACATCGACGCCGCCACGTCGGCCCCGGTGGAGGCGATCACCCGGGCGGTGAAGGTCGAGGCGTTGAGCCCGTGTTCTGCGGCTGACGTCCAGTAGGCGTCGACGGCCGCGACATGCTTCGGGTCGGGTTCACCGCGCCAGCGCACCATGAACCGCTCGACGATGGTCTCCGACCGGTCGATGCGGGACTGCGGTACCGCCGGTACGCCGATCCCGCGCGCGGACTGGGCGACGTAGGACAGCGCCATGACCGCCGACCGGGCCAGGTTGTCGCGGGCCTCGTCGTCGGAGATGTCCAGCAGCGGCTTGTAGCCCCAGATCGGCGAGACCATGGCGAGCGCGGCCTGCACGTCGACCCGTACGTCGCCGGTGTGCACCGGGAGCGGGAACGGCTCGGCCGGCGGCAGCCCGGGCCCGAAGCGGCCGTCGACGAGCAGCGCCCAGACGTTTCCGAAGGTCACTTGTCCGACGAGGTCCTCGATGTCGACCCCGCGGTAACGCAGTGCGCCGCCGTCCTTGTCCGGCTCGGCGATCTCGGTCTCGAACGCGACGACGCCTTCGAGCCCCGGGGTGAAGTCCGGCATCGAGCGTGCTCCGATCGTGGTCGGGGGATCTTGCCGCGGATCATTGTTGCCCGACCCGCGGGCGGCCGCGCGGTGGGGGGCTACTCGACGGTATCCCCACCCGGGGCATGGCTAACCCGTCTCGGCGCTATGCGAGGATGCCGGGCGGAAGAGGAGGCGATGTGAGCGGGGACGCGGGCGACCGGCCGGATCCTGCCGACCTCGCAACCCGGGTGGCGGCCATGCGCCGGTCCTACCGGTCCCGGGCCCTGCACGAGTCCGATCTGCTACCGGACTGGCACAGCCAGTTCCGTGCCTGGCTGGCCGAGGCGGTCGACAGCGACGCCTTCCCCGAGCCGACCGCGATGGTCGTCGCCACCGCCACCCCGGACGGCCGACCGAGTGTGCGCACCGTCCTGCTCAAGGGGTACGACGAGCGCGGCCTGGTCTTCTTCACCAACTACGACTCCCGCAAGGGGCGGCAGCTTGCCGCCAATCCCCGGCTCTCCTGCGTCTTCCCGTGGTACGCGATGGAGCGCCAGGTGATCGTCGACGGGGAGGTCGAGCGGGTCGGCCGCGACGAGTCCGAGCACTACTTCCACTCCCGCCCGCACGGTTCGCAGATCGCGGCCAGCATCAGCGAGCAGTCGCGGGTCGTTGCCGACCGGGGCGCGCTGGAGGCCGAACGCGACCGGCTCGCCGCCCGCTACCCCGACGACGCCACGGTGCCGCTGCCCGACTTCTGGGGCGGCTACCGCATCCGCCCATCCTCGGTCGAGTTCTGGCAGGGCCGCGAGGATCGGCTGCACGACCGGCTGCGGTTCCGTCGTACCGACGACGCCGCGGACGGCTCCTGGACGATCGAGCGACTCGCTCCATGACCGGCCCAGGATGAGCCTGAACCTCGCCTCCCGGGTACGCGGAATCGCGGTCGACACCAGGCCGCTGTCCGTGCCGGCCTTCCGCCGTCTCTGGCTCGGCCAGACCGTCACCGTCATCGGCAGTCAGATGACGGTCGTCGCCGTACCCGTGCAGGTCTACGCCGTCACGCACAGTTCGCTCGATGTCGGGCTGACCAGCATCGTCGCGTTGCTGCCGCTCATCGTCTTCGGGCTCTTCGGCGGCGCGATCGCCGACGCGATGGACCGCCGCACCCTTCTGCTCATCACCGGCACCGGGCTGGCCCTGACCAGCCTCGCGCTGTGGGGACAGGCGTTGCTCGCCGGGCCAGGTTCGCTGCCGGTGCTGTGGACCCTCGTCGGCGTGCAGTCGGCGTTGTTCGCGGTGAACTCGCCGGCCCGCAGCACTGTGATCCCGCGGCTGGTACCGGCCGCGCAGGTGCCGGCCGCCAACGCGCTCAACCAGGTGGTCTTCAACGCCGGCGTCATCATCGGACCGCTGCTCGCCGGCGTACTCATCGCCGCCGGCGGCCTGCCCTGGGGCTACTTCGTCGACTCCGCGACCTTCCTGGTCGCGCTCTACACGATCCTGCGGCTGCCACCGCTGCGGCCGGAGACCATACGCCG comes from the Mycobacteriales bacterium genome and includes:
- the pdxH gene encoding pyridoxamine 5'-phosphate oxidase; translated protein: MSGDAGDRPDPADLATRVAAMRRSYRSRALHESDLLPDWHSQFRAWLAEAVDSDAFPEPTAMVVATATPDGRPSVRTVLLKGYDERGLVFFTNYDSRKGRQLAANPRLSCVFPWYAMERQVIVDGEVERVGRDESEHYFHSRPHGSQIAASISEQSRVVADRGALEAERDRLAARYPDDATVPLPDFWGGYRIRPSSVEFWQGREDRLHDRLRFRRTDDAADGSWTIERLAP
- a CDS encoding citrate synthase 2 — its product is MPDFTPGLEGVVAFETEIAEPDKDGGALRYRGVDIEDLVGQVTFGNVWALLVDGRFGPGLPPAEPFPLPVHTGDVRVDVQAALAMVSPIWGYKPLLDISDDEARDNLARSAVMALSYVAQSARGIGVPAVPQSRIDRSETIVERFMVRWRGEPDPKHVAAVDAYWTSAAEHGLNASTFTARVIASTGADVAASMSGAIGAMSGPLHGGAPARVLPMIEQVERSGDAGRVVTEILDRHDRLMGFGHRVYRAEDPRARVLRRVCKELNSPRYDAAEALEQAALAELRERRPDRPIETNVEFWAAVILDFAEVPPHMMPAMFTCARTAGWSAHILEQKRANKLVRPSARYVGPSPRKPEDVEGFDEITTI